Proteins from a genomic interval of Rhipicephalus microplus isolate Deutch F79 chromosome 6, USDA_Rmic, whole genome shotgun sequence:
- the LOC142765940 gene encoding prolyl 4-hydroxylase subunit alpha-2-like, which yields MSLFEQASDRRKGCPLLYVSAHDRHVVGRSCFDEGDVANGIAWWASSMDTLELEGDEPSEDRMLVLESMSRLTMRLQDKTAAFRLLIAYQDGAPTHLRAKLVARAQAESCLRWSFLASDAARFESMCSPNHTSSPGASPSLRCLILHIITDTMLMWRPLHVELLSEAPKVALVYNFLTRSEARTLRVLATPYLYRAQVFGDDRRQIPASTRISKVAWLRDDPSSFVARLSTAVSAATGLRIESAELMQVVNYGVGGHYTPHADYTLPHEHSSDMEMTLGQRVATWLMYLSNVTVGGGTIFPSLGIKVNAVEGRALFWINLLPKPSNESFFVRNPMNRTRSPGDNRTMHGACPVLVGSKWIATKWIHELGQSRIPHDWPVGLPA from the exons ATGTCGCTGTTCGAACAGGCTAGTGACCGCAGGAAAGGTTG CCCCCTGCTGTACGTGTCGGCCCACGACCGTCACGTGGTGGGGCGAAGCTGCTTCGACGAGGGCGACGTGGCCAACGGTATCGCTTGGTGGGCCTCCAGCATGGACACCCTGGAGCTGGAGGGCGACGAGCCCAGCGAGGACCGTATGCTCGTGCTGGAGTCTATGTCTCGGCTCACGATGCGCCTCCAAGACAAGACGGCCGCGTTCCGACTCCTGATCGCCTATCAGGACGGCGCACCCACCCATTT GCGTGCCAAACTGGTGGCGAGGGCACAAGCCGAAAGCTGCCTCAGATGGTCCTTCCTGGCGAGCGACGCGGCCCGCTTCGAGAGCATGTGTTCTCCGAACCACACCAGCAGTCCAGGTGCATCTCCCAGTCTGCGCTGCCTCATTCTCCACATCATCACG GACACCATGCTGATGTGGCGCCCCCTGCACGTGGAACTGCTGAGCGAGGCTCCAAAGGTGGCGCTCGTCTACAACTTCCTCACGCGCAGCGAGGCCCGAACTTTGAGAGTGCTGGCCACGCCTTACTTGTACCGTGCACAAGTGTTCGGCGACGATAGAAGGCAGATACCGGCGTCTACGCGTATCAGCAAG GTGGCGTGGCTGCGCGACGACCCTTCCTCGTTCGTAGCGCGACTGAGCACCGCAGTGTCGGCGGCCACGGGCCTTCGCATAGAGAGCGCCGAGCTGATGCAGGTGGTCAACTACGGCGTGGGTGGCCACTACACTCCGCACGCCGACTACACGCTGCCGCACGAACATTCCAGCGACATGGAGATGACCCTGGGTCAGCGCGTGGCCACCTGGCTCATGTACCTGTCCAACGTTACCGTAGGGGGCGGCACCATCTTCCCCAGTCTCGGAATTAAG GTGAATGCCGTGGAAGGTCGTGCGCTGTTCTGGATCAACCTGCTGCCAAAGCCGTCCAACGAGAGCTTCTTCGTGCGTAATCCGATGAACAGGACGCGTAGCCCGGGCGACAACCGCACCATGCACGGAGCGTGTCCCGTTCTCGTGGGCTCCAAGTGGATCGCTACGAAGTGGATCCACGAGCTGGGGCAGTCCAGGATACCCCACGACTGGCCCGTCGGACTGCCCGCTTAG